From Calothrix sp. PCC 6303, a single genomic window includes:
- a CDS encoding glycosyltransferase, whose translation MRLMVYSHDTFGLGNIRRMLAICEHLVQEIPGLSILLLSGSPMLQGFRLPKGLDYIKLPCLNRGETGEIAVKYLEMNIEDTVRLRSHLILSAAINFQPDIFLVDKKAYGIKDELIPTVRYLHKVLPKTKLVLLLRDILDTPEKTIHEWKKQGYYAAIEKYYESLLVVGTPDILDFRQEYQLPEATAKKVRFCGYIRRPSGNKSKTQIHQELKVQINQKLVLVTPGGGEDGYDLINNYLQGLKILPNSDYIKSLIICGPEMPTEQKQGFEEAAKINPQVQIGEFTDDLMSYVEAADAVVSMGGYNTVCEILSAAKPAVIIPRVKPSQEQLMRCQRMQEKALFKTIHPDNLTPEILMNQLIHVLANPHKVHSVDLEGLPRITHHVRNILVDKFTPPPQPQFVYS comes from the coding sequence ATGAGACTAATGGTATATTCTCACGATACATTCGGTCTAGGCAATATTCGGAGAATGTTAGCTATATGCGAACATCTGGTACAGGAAATTCCCGGACTTTCGATTTTGTTACTATCTGGTTCACCGATGTTACAAGGATTTCGTTTACCCAAAGGACTAGACTATATTAAACTTCCCTGTTTGAACCGGGGAGAAACTGGGGAAATAGCAGTCAAGTATTTGGAAATGAATATAGAGGATACAGTCAGATTGCGATCGCACCTGATTTTATCAGCAGCAATTAATTTTCAGCCCGATATATTTTTGGTGGATAAAAAAGCTTACGGTATCAAGGATGAGTTAATTCCAACGGTTCGTTATTTACATAAAGTATTACCAAAAACAAAGCTTGTATTGTTGCTACGGGATATCCTCGATACTCCAGAAAAAACCATCCATGAATGGAAAAAACAGGGTTACTATGCAGCAATTGAAAAATATTACGAATCACTATTAGTTGTGGGAACTCCAGATATTTTAGATTTCCGTCAAGAGTATCAATTACCGGAAGCAACAGCAAAGAAGGTAAGATTTTGTGGTTATATCCGTCGTCCATCAGGAAATAAAAGTAAAACTCAAATTCATCAAGAATTAAAAGTACAAATAAATCAAAAGTTAGTATTAGTAACTCCTGGTGGTGGAGAAGATGGTTATGATTTAATTAATAATTATCTACAAGGGCTAAAAATATTACCGAATAGCGACTATATCAAAAGTTTAATTATTTGCGGTCCCGAAATGCCAACAGAGCAGAAACAAGGATTTGAAGAAGCTGCAAAAATAAATCCCCAAGTACAAATTGGAGAATTTACCGACGACTTAATGAGTTATGTAGAAGCCGCAGATGCAGTCGTGTCAATGGGTGGTTATAACACAGTTTGTGAGATACTTTCGGCTGCTAAACCTGCTGTCATTATACCCCGCGTCAAGCCTTCTCAAGAACAGTTAATGCGTTGTCAGAGAATGCAGGAAAAAGCTTTATTTAAAACTATACATCCTGATAATCTCACACCAGAAATATTGATGAATCAATTAATCCATGTGTTAGCAAATCCTCATAAAGTTCACAGTGTTGATTTAGAAGGTTTACCCAGAATTACACACCATGTCAGGAATATTTTAGTCGATAAATTCACCCCCCCCCCTCAACCCCAATTTGTTTATTCATAG
- a CDS encoding DUF2808 domain-containing protein, with protein MNPIWKHLPIITTLFAVSFSTIDITRSFASLTNENKEVNSESQNQNYLSLVSVRASEITARARNTKYYFTINIPKSSRPLRKVNIVQRGGFDIVKFNLNQTKAYAINNTRKEIKITETKPELNGQSVTFDPPVESGQKLTLVMGVRENPQNDGNYLFEVTVFPEGKLEMGQSLGIGRLRITSMF; from the coding sequence ATGAATCCTATTTGGAAACACCTCCCAATTATCACAACTTTATTCGCTGTATCTTTTTCAACAATAGATATCACTAGAAGTTTTGCATCACTAACGAACGAGAATAAAGAAGTTAATTCAGAGTCCCAAAACCAAAATTACTTATCTCTTGTTAGTGTACGAGCCAGTGAAATTACTGCAAGAGCAAGAAATACAAAATACTATTTCACGATTAATATACCTAAATCTTCACGACCCTTACGAAAGGTAAATATAGTTCAGCGTGGAGGATTTGACATAGTAAAATTTAATCTTAATCAAACTAAAGCTTATGCAATAAATAATACTAGAAAAGAGATTAAGATTACTGAAACCAAACCCGAACTAAATGGTCAATCTGTCACTTTTGACCCTCCCGTTGAATCCGGACAAAAATTGACTCTAGTGATGGGAGTAAGGGAAAATCCTCAAAACGACGGGAATTACTTATTTGAGGTGACGGTTTTTCCAGAAGGAAAATTGGAGATGGGTCAATCTTTGGGTATTGGAAGATTGCGAATTACCTCGATGTTTTAG
- a CDS encoding iron uptake porin: MNIAFASGQNFPNTSSDNDKINFEHKTSQADLSNPDNVQIEAPTINQENNQENNQENLPVTSVNQLTDVQPTDWAFQALQSLIERYGCLSGYPDNSFRGNRSLNRYEFAAAFNACLDTVNKMIQTAREQYATQEELEIVKRLQGEFAQELAELNPKLQPIADNLSRLEKRPAFSTTSQLLGKVIFAVSNVDGNDINGNVVFSHRTELNIDSSFTGKDKLRMRLLARNSTRFGRVADTDMANLSFAGDSRNDVEISQFSYQFRPMKKLEVFISTEGGSLTSFTNSLNSPIGSSAIGHISNFSDKSAIYELGGGVGAGIEYRFSDRVGLSLGYMAGDKPNNPQQGITGGEYGAIAQLTLRPIDKLSLGLTYIRAYNNLDTGKGSEFANDPFDGAANTANAYGIQTSYRFDQRTTLSGWVGLIDAEAQSSENKGDKAKILTWAATLALNDIGGEGNLLGLIIGQPPKVIETDVDGRKDPNTALHFEAFYRYHINDNMYITPGFYVIINPEHNANNDAIYVGTIRKTFLF; the protein is encoded by the coding sequence ATGAATATTGCATTTGCGAGTGGACAAAATTTTCCGAACACTTCTAGTGATAACGACAAAATAAATTTTGAGCATAAAACCTCTCAAGCTGACTTAAGCAATCCTGATAATGTTCAGATAGAAGCACCTACAATTAATCAAGAAAATAATCAAGAAAATAATCAAGAAAATTTACCAGTGACATCAGTTAATCAACTTACTGATGTCCAACCGACAGATTGGGCATTTCAAGCTTTACAATCTTTAATCGAGCGCTATGGATGTCTTTCTGGATATCCTGATAATAGCTTTAGAGGCAATCGTAGCTTAAATCGCTATGAATTTGCTGCCGCTTTTAATGCGTGTTTAGATACTGTAAATAAGATGATTCAAACTGCGAGAGAACAGTATGCAACCCAGGAAGAATTAGAAATTGTCAAACGATTGCAAGGAGAATTTGCCCAGGAATTAGCCGAGCTAAATCCCAAATTACAGCCGATCGCAGATAACTTAAGTAGACTGGAAAAACGACCGGCTTTTTCCACCACCAGTCAACTTTTAGGAAAAGTGATATTTGCAGTTAGTAATGTTGATGGTAATGATATTAATGGGAATGTTGTTTTTAGTCATCGCACCGAATTAAATATTGATAGTAGCTTTACCGGAAAAGATAAATTACGGATGCGTTTATTAGCAAGAAATAGCACTAGATTTGGTCGAGTTGCTGATACTGACATGGCAAACTTATCATTCGCTGGAGACAGTAGAAATGATGTGGAAATTAGTCAATTTAGCTATCAATTTCGACCGATGAAAAAATTAGAGGTGTTTATTTCCACAGAAGGAGGAAGTTTGACCTCGTTTACCAATAGTCTCAACTCACCAATTGGCAGCAGTGCTATTGGACACATTAGTAATTTTAGCGATAAATCGGCAATTTATGAATTGGGTGGTGGAGTTGGTGCGGGAATTGAATATCGATTTAGCGATCGCGTCGGTTTATCTTTAGGATATATGGCAGGGGATAAACCCAATAATCCCCAACAAGGAATCACTGGAGGAGAATATGGTGCGATCGCGCAGTTAACTTTAAGACCGATTGATAAACTTAGTTTGGGTTTGACCTATATTCGTGCCTACAATAATCTAGATACAGGGAAAGGTAGCGAGTTTGCAAATGACCCTTTTGATGGTGCTGCCAATACTGCAAATGCCTATGGAATACAAACATCTTACCGCTTCGATCAACGAACAACATTATCGGGTTGGGTTGGGTTAATTGACGCAGAGGCACAGTCTTCGGAAAATAAAGGAGATAAGGCAAAAATTCTCACTTGGGCGGCAACTTTAGCGTTAAATGATATTGGTGGTGAGGGGAATTTATTGGGTTTAATTATTGGTCAACCCCCAAAGGTAATTGAAACTGATGTTGATGGTAGAAAAGACCCAAATACAGCCTTACATTTTGAGGCTTTTTATCGTTACCATATCAACGATAATATGTATATTACTCCCGGATTTTATGTTATTATTAATCCTGAACATAATGCCAATAATGATGCAATTTATGTGGGGACAATTCGCAAAACTTTTCTATTCTGA
- a CDS encoding DUF721 domain-containing protein gives MSLKSIHNILGILEIQERWQEPPLQRVLKCWHEVVGKTLAKHTKPVWIQRDVLQVATSSAAMSQNLTFERQRLLEKLNQRLAIPLTDIHFSTANWYKSSLPKENITIALPSEHPSYVGEKLKRSRSQIFVAKDINEAYDKWAEIVKARSHDLSLCPQCQCPTPPGELQRWGVCSFCAAKQMR, from the coding sequence ATGTCATTGAAGTCTATTCATAATATTTTAGGTATCTTAGAAATTCAAGAGAGATGGCAAGAACCACCACTACAACGAGTGTTGAAATGTTGGCATGAAGTGGTGGGAAAAACGCTTGCCAAGCACACCAAACCTGTGTGGATTCAGCGTGATGTCTTACAGGTGGCAACTTCTAGCGCAGCTATGTCACAGAATTTAACATTTGAACGGCAGCGGCTGCTAGAAAAATTAAACCAAAGATTAGCAATACCCTTAACAGATATTCATTTTTCCACGGCTAACTGGTACAAATCATCACTACCGAAGGAAAATATCACCATTGCTTTACCAAGTGAACATCCAAGTTACGTAGGGGAAAAGCTGAAAAGATCTCGTTCTCAGATATTCGTAGCAAAAGATATTAATGAAGCTTACGATAAATGGGCAGAAATTGTGAAAGCGCGATCCCATGATCTCTCCCTCTGCCCTCAATGTCAATGTCCCACCCCCCCAGGTGAACTGCAACGTTGGGGTGTATGTTCATTTTGTGCCGCAAAACAAATGCGGTGA
- a CDS encoding SPOR domain-containing protein, whose product MIQKSLTYSGMQSSKTPSIKPPLAAALASLEVQLDQELARYRRTRGIVKTASQSAASSTAGSTQSAIAFSSASATELPVEPKHQETPASQLNTLISPVVADPIPETKPEIPVTANSTTIVPTTIKAQPQDNSGESKKSATEPDDYLESSEALLRSLTEEQPKAEKKQNTSIFLSPLGIGSMLVLLASALLLAFVIANPKLFKFAQGSLGTGENMETNGSNQTVSEPTLTPIPRYPNLASEDFPEVKNPNDVVGLKPKPEPTAVVETNPVNPAVPPQPLQVVPANPEPLPAVIPTPTTAPPVAQSDVDIQPGADGLYHVVIDNSGDRAFAQARKAISDAYLSPDGKLIHLGAVTTKERAKQLVAELKGKGIEARIR is encoded by the coding sequence ATGATTCAAAAATCCCTGACATATTCGGGTATGCAATCTTCTAAAACTCCTAGCATCAAACCCCCACTAGCAGCAGCATTGGCAAGTTTGGAGGTGCAACTTGACCAAGAGTTAGCTCGCTATCGACGTACAAGGGGTATAGTCAAGACAGCAAGTCAAAGTGCAGCTAGTTCAACAGCAGGTTCCACACAATCAGCGATCGCGTTTTCATCTGCGAGTGCAACTGAGTTGCCAGTTGAACCAAAACATCAAGAAACACCTGCATCTCAACTAAATACTCTCATATCCCCTGTTGTTGCTGATCCGATTCCCGAAACTAAGCCGGAAATACCTGTGACTGCCAACTCTACAACTATTGTGCCGACAACTATAAAAGCCCAACCACAGGATAATTCTGGGGAGTCGAAAAAAAGCGCTACTGAACCTGATGATTATTTGGAATCTTCAGAAGCTTTATTACGAAGCTTGACTGAAGAACAACCCAAAGCCGAGAAAAAACAAAATACAAGTATCTTTTTATCTCCTTTGGGTATCGGCTCAATGTTGGTACTCTTAGCAAGTGCTTTACTATTAGCCTTTGTTATTGCAAATCCTAAGCTATTTAAGTTTGCTCAGGGAAGCTTGGGTACTGGTGAAAATATGGAAACTAATGGTAGTAATCAAACTGTTTCCGAACCCACATTAACACCCATACCTAGATACCCGAATCTTGCCAGCGAGGATTTTCCCGAAGTCAAAAATCCCAATGATGTTGTGGGATTAAAACCAAAACCAGAACCGACAGCAGTTGTGGAAACAAATCCAGTTAACCCAGCGGTTCCCCCTCAACCACTCCAAGTAGTTCCAGCTAACCCTGAACCACTGCCAGCGGTGATTCCTACCCCAACCACTGCCCCCCCAGTTGCCCAATCGGATGTTGATATCCAACCTGGTGCTGATGGGTTATATCATGTGGTGATTGATAATAGTGGTGACCGCGCTTTTGCTCAAGCCCGTAAAGCAATTAGTGATGCATATCTATCACCAGATGGCAAATTAATTCATTTAGGTGCTGTCACAACTAAGGAAAGAGCCAAGCAGTTAGTGGCAGAATTGAAAGGGAAGGGAATTGAAGCTCGGATTCGTTAA
- a CDS encoding PspA/IM30 family protein, with translation MGFLDRFNRVVRANVNSWVTKTEDPEKILEQAVSEMQEQLIQLRQAVAGAIASLKRTERQAETSNANAEEWYRRAQLAIQQTNEPLAREALVKRKSYQDTATALFQQLQQQNTVVGKLKQDMRSLELKISELKSKRDMYIARIRSAEASVRLQEILGDVSGVTSTGVFERVEDKLLQLESQNEVLSLNSEDNLQKQFTALEANQEVDSELAAMKQQLSTPKSQLPESTNNSQP, from the coding sequence ATGGGATTTTTAGACAGATTCAACCGTGTAGTTCGTGCCAATGTCAACAGTTGGGTGACAAAAACCGAAGATCCAGAGAAAATTTTGGAACAAGCGGTGTCGGAAATGCAAGAGCAGTTAATCCAACTTCGGCAAGCGGTGGCAGGTGCGATCGCATCTTTAAAGCGTACCGAAAGACAGGCGGAAACATCCAATGCCAACGCCGAAGAATGGTATCGTCGCGCTCAACTTGCCATCCAACAAACTAACGAACCCCTAGCCCGTGAAGCCCTAGTTAAACGTAAATCTTACCAAGATACTGCTACTGCCCTGTTTCAACAACTGCAACAGCAAAATACCGTAGTTGGTAAGCTTAAACAAGATATGCGATCGCTAGAACTAAAGATATCCGAACTCAAAAGCAAAAGGGATATGTATATTGCCCGTATCCGTTCTGCCGAAGCTTCGGTACGTCTCCAAGAAATTTTAGGGGATGTCTCAGGAGTTACGAGTACCGGGGTGTTTGAACGGGTCGAAGATAAACTGTTACAATTAGAATCACAAAATGAGGTGCTATCTCTCAATAGTGAAGACAATTTACAAAAGCAATTTACAGCTTTAGAAGCAAATCAGGAAGTCGATAGCGAACTAGCGGCAATGAAACAGCAACTCAGTACCCCCAAATCTCAGCTACCAGAATCAACTAACAATTCGCAACCTTAA
- a CDS encoding PspA/IM30 family protein, with amino-acid sequence MGLFDRIKRVVGANLNDLVSKAEDPEKMLEQAILEMQEDLVQLRQGVAQAIAAQKRTDKQYNDAQNEINKWQRNAQLALQKGDENLARQALERKKTYADSSGSLKASLDQQTTQVETLKRSLQQLESKLSEAKTKKDMLKARITAAKAQEQLQGMVGSMNTSSAMAAFERMEEKVMLQESRAQASAEMAGQDLESQFAKLESGSDVDDELEALKMQMLGGTPANQAALPSQTAATSTPAATSTPTEKEPVDSELEALRKQIDQM; translated from the coding sequence ATGGGTTTATTTGACAGAATCAAACGAGTCGTCGGTGCTAACCTTAACGATCTGGTCAGCAAAGCTGAAGACCCAGAAAAAATGCTCGAACAGGCTATCCTGGAAATGCAGGAAGACTTGGTACAGTTGCGTCAAGGTGTCGCCCAGGCTATTGCCGCTCAAAAGCGCACAGACAAGCAATATAACGACGCACAAAACGAAATCAATAAATGGCAACGTAACGCCCAATTGGCACTGCAAAAAGGCGACGAGAACTTAGCCCGTCAAGCTTTGGAGCGGAAAAAAACATACGCCGACTCAAGTGGTTCTCTCAAAGCTAGCTTGGATCAACAAACAACTCAAGTTGAAACCCTCAAACGCAGTCTACAGCAACTAGAAAGTAAGCTTTCGGAAGCCAAAACCAAAAAGGATATGCTCAAAGCGCGGATTACCGCAGCCAAGGCACAAGAACAACTCCAAGGTATGGTTGGTAGTATGAATACTTCCTCGGCTATGGCTGCTTTTGAGCGGATGGAAGAGAAAGTCATGCTCCAAGAATCTCGCGCCCAAGCCAGTGCTGAAATGGCTGGACAGGATTTGGAAAGCCAGTTTGCTAAGTTGGAATCGGGTAGCGATGTTGATGATGAATTGGAAGCATTGAAAATGCAAATGTTGGGAGGAACTCCAGCAAATCAAGCGGCACTTCCCTCTCAAACTGCGGCAACATCAACCCCAGCAGCAACATCCACTCCCACCGAAAAAGAACCAGTGGATTCTGAGTTGGAAGCACTGCGGAAGCAAATTGACCAAATGTAA
- a CDS encoding Uma2 family endonuclease yields MLSDQLKITLPTTDELPCSDDTPVDNVDRRAGRSQDQNFLPNLLLFLLNSIWANRMDWFFGVDMGVYHTTGVSPKVPVVPDGFLSLGVERKKGGKSRKSYAIWEENQVVPKLTLEMVSHTPGGEYDEKLEIYRKLGVLYYVIYNPEFWRRDQQQPFEVYKLIGENYQQQIGEPYWMPEVGLGIGRCNTVFGGIQQEILAWYDEHGKRYLTSEEQVQQERQRGEQLAQHLRSLGIDPDNLPTT; encoded by the coding sequence ATGCTGTCAGACCAGCTAAAAATTACTTTACCTACTACCGACGAACTGCCTTGTTCCGATGATACGCCAGTGGATAATGTAGACCGAAGGGCGGGGCGAAGCCAAGACCAGAATTTTTTACCCAATTTACTGCTATTTCTCCTTAACTCCATCTGGGCTAATCGCATGGATTGGTTTTTTGGTGTAGATATGGGAGTTTATCACACCACAGGAGTGAGTCCCAAAGTCCCTGTAGTTCCAGATGGCTTTTTGAGTTTAGGGGTGGAACGTAAAAAAGGTGGAAAATCCCGCAAAAGTTACGCAATTTGGGAAGAAAATCAAGTTGTTCCGAAACTAACCCTGGAAATGGTATCCCATACACCAGGGGGTGAATATGACGAGAAGTTAGAAATTTATCGGAAGCTTGGCGTACTTTACTATGTGATTTATAATCCCGAATTTTGGCGACGTGACCAACAACAACCGTTTGAAGTGTATAAGTTAATTGGAGAAAATTATCAACAGCAAATCGGTGAACCCTATTGGATGCCAGAAGTAGGTTTGGGTATTGGACGTTGCAATACTGTATTTGGTGGTATCCAACAGGAGATTTTAGCTTGGTATGACGAACATGGTAAGCGGTATTTAACTTCAGAAGAACAAGTTCAACAGGAAAGGCAACGTGGAGAACAGTTAGCGCAGCATTTGCGATCGCTCGGTATCGATCCTGATAATCTACCTACTACTTAG
- a CDS encoding thioredoxin family protein, giving the protein MSTGVTVINDTEFETEVLKSQQPVLVYFWAAWCGPCKLMAPTVNTAANAYGDRLKIVKMEVDPNPITVKQYQIEGVPAFRLVKDGQLLAATEGAIGKEKLLSFIDTYLN; this is encoded by the coding sequence ATGAGTACGGGTGTAACAGTTATTAATGATACTGAGTTTGAAACTGAAGTTTTAAAATCCCAGCAGCCCGTATTAGTTTACTTCTGGGCTGCTTGGTGTGGACCTTGTAAATTGATGGCACCAACGGTAAATACTGCCGCAAATGCATATGGCGATCGCTTAAAAATTGTCAAAATGGAAGTTGATCCCAACCCCATCACTGTTAAACAATATCAAATCGAAGGTGTACCAGCTTTTCGGTTGGTCAAAGATGGTCAACTTTTAGCTGCAACTGAAGGGGCAATTGGGAAAGAGAAGCTACTCAGTTTTATAGATACCTATTTAAATTAG
- a CDS encoding LL-diaminopimelate aminotransferase, giving the protein MQFATRLQPLETNVFADMDTAKSQALAAGKQIIDLSLGSSDLAAQPHVIDAIAQSLYDPSTHGYLLFGRTQDFRKAAATWYEQRFGVSVNPETEVLPLIGSQEGTAHFPLAVLNPGDYALLLDPGYPSHAGGVYLASGKIYPMPLLAENNFLPVFADIPADILAKSRLMVLSYPHNPTSAIAPLDFFQSAVSFCRQHDIILVHDFPYVDLVFPDNGETSKTSLAPSIFQADREKAISIEFFTLSKSYNMGGFRIGYAIGNAELIRALRQVKAAVDFNQYQGILNGAIAAMTGSQIGVDLAVDTFKQRRDTFIKEMHSIGWQVPIPQATMYIWAKLPEPWNNKSVEFCMNLVAKTGVAASPGAGFGKSGEGYVRFALVHQPDILKTAVARIGEFLAELYSI; this is encoded by the coding sequence ATGCAATTTGCCACACGCTTACAACCTCTGGAAACTAACGTTTTCGCAGACATGGATACTGCCAAAAGTCAAGCGTTGGCAGCCGGAAAACAAATAATTGATTTATCTTTGGGTTCCTCCGATTTGGCTGCCCAACCTCACGTCATTGATGCGATCGCACAATCTCTCTATGACCCTAGCACCCATGGTTATTTGCTGTTTGGCAGAACTCAAGATTTCCGCAAAGCTGCGGCTACTTGGTATGAGCAGAGGTTTGGTGTTTCTGTCAACCCCGAAACTGAAGTTTTACCTTTGATTGGTTCCCAAGAAGGAACCGCACATTTCCCCCTTGCAGTCCTCAATCCGGGAGATTATGCTCTGCTGTTAGATCCTGGGTATCCTTCCCACGCTGGGGGGGTTTATTTGGCATCAGGAAAAATATATCCCATGCCGTTACTGGCAGAAAACAACTTTTTACCAGTTTTTGCCGATATTCCCGCCGATATTTTGGCAAAATCACGGTTGATGGTATTGAGTTATCCCCATAATCCCACCAGTGCGATCGCGCCTTTGGATTTCTTCCAGTCTGCCGTGAGTTTTTGTCGGCAACACGATATTATTCTGGTTCATGATTTCCCCTATGTTGATTTGGTTTTTCCCGACAACGGGGAAACATCAAAAACCTCCCTAGCACCCTCCATCTTCCAAGCAGACCGCGAAAAAGCCATTTCTATTGAGTTTTTTACCCTGTCTAAATCCTACAATATGGGCGGTTTCCGCATCGGTTACGCTATCGGCAATGCTGAGTTAATTCGCGCACTTCGTCAAGTTAAAGCTGCCGTGGATTTTAACCAATATCAAGGGATTTTGAATGGTGCGATCGCAGCTATGACTGGTTCCCAAATAGGTGTAGATTTAGCTGTAGACACCTTCAAACAACGTCGTGATACCTTCATCAAAGAAATGCATAGTATCGGCTGGCAAGTCCCTATACCCCAAGCCACTATGTATATTTGGGCTAAATTACCCGAACCTTGGAACAATAAGTCAGTAGAATTCTGTATGAATTTAGTAGCAAAAACAGGTGTTGCGGCTTCTCCCGGTGCTGGTTTTGGTAAATCCGGAGAAGGTTATGTGCGTTTTGCCTTAGTTCATCAACCAGATATTTTGAAAACAGCCGTTGCCAGAATTGGCGAATTTTTAGCTGAGTTGTATTCTATCTAA
- a CDS encoding PEP-CTERM sorting domain-containing protein (PEP-CTERM proteins occur, often in large numbers, in the proteomes of bacteria that also encode an exosortase, a predicted intramembrane cysteine proteinase. The presence of a PEP-CTERM domain at a protein's C-terminus predicts cleavage within the sorting domain, followed by covalent anchoring to some some component of the (usually Gram-negative) cell surface. Many PEP-CTERM proteins exhibit an unusual sequence composition that includes large numbers of potential glycosylation sites. Expression of one such protein has been shown restore the ability of a bacterium to form floc, a type of biofilm.), with the protein MTLAKSQISLYVVIWVAVTTVLTSPVQAASLKDAEFPSSSKELKVKNISLFTPQPEIVSSKNTYTNYFDSDQFAYKLQMPVTKFSHTIAQLEEAAKITEDVVDGKIIYTYQGNNKTTIKTTSQSPNTTQYLSNRWQVPKASPRRRVPESSSIIGLLIFIGFVVNKQVKIK; encoded by the coding sequence ATGACACTAGCGAAAAGTCAGATTAGTTTGTATGTCGTAATTTGGGTGGCTGTGACTACCGTACTAACTTCTCCTGTACAGGCAGCTTCATTAAAGGATGCCGAATTTCCCAGTAGCAGCAAAGAATTAAAAGTTAAAAATATCTCTTTATTCACACCACAACCAGAAATAGTCTCTAGTAAAAATACGTACACGAACTATTTTGATAGCGATCAGTTTGCTTATAAATTGCAAATGCCAGTAACTAAATTTTCACATACTATCGCTCAACTAGAAGAAGCAGCTAAAATTACTGAAGATGTTGTTGATGGAAAAATTATCTACACATACCAAGGTAATAATAAAACTACTATTAAAACGACTAGTCAATCTCCAAACACAACTCAATATTTATCTAACCGTTGGCAAGTACCAAAAGCTTCACCTCGCAGACGTGTACCTGAGTCGTCATCAATTATTGGTTTGTTGATATTTATAGGTTTTGTGGTCAATAAACAAGTCAAAATTAAATAA
- a CDS encoding response regulator, whose translation MTAQLINREQTFELHSSQRILLVEDNDINRMLLSDYLSFFKYHVESLTSGHNFFTKIEIFKPDLILLDLKLPGIDGYSLLTEVKQHPKYLKIPIIIVSAFAFAADKERAMKLGARRYFVKPVNLSELLLVIGEELTCCQI comes from the coding sequence ATGACAGCGCAGTTAATTAATCGAGAACAAACATTTGAGTTACATTCAAGTCAACGCATTCTACTGGTTGAAGATAATGACATTAACCGAATGTTGTTGAGTGACTACTTAAGCTTTTTTAAGTATCATGTCGAGAGTTTGACTAGTGGTCATAATTTCTTTACAAAAATTGAAATTTTTAAACCAGATTTAATATTGCTTGATTTGAAATTACCAGGTATCGATGGTTATTCGCTGTTGACAGAAGTTAAACAACATCCAAAATACTTAAAAATTCCAATTATTATTGTTTCTGCCTTTGCATTTGCAGCAGATAAAGAGCGGGCAATGAAGTTAGGTGCTCGTCGGTATTTTGTTAAACCAGTTAATCTCAGCGAGTTACTTTTGGTAATTGGTGAAGAGTTGACTTGCTGTCAAATTTAG